The Paenibacillus beijingensis nucleotide sequence TTGGCGGCGGCCATGACGAGCGTGAGCAGACGCTCAACCAGCTGCTCGTCGAAATGGACGGATTCGGCGCGAACGAAGGCATTATTATCGTTGCGGCTACCAACCGTCCGGACATTCTCGACCCGGCTCTGCTGCGTCCGGGACGCTTCGACCGTCAAATTACGGTTGACCGCCCGGATGTGAAAGGCCGCGAAGCGGTCTTGAAAGTCCATGCCCGCAACAAGCCGTTCGCCAAGGACGTCAAGCTTGACGTTATTGCGAAACGGACGACCGGCTTTACGGGCGCCGATTTGGAAAACCTGCTCAATGAGGCCGCGCTGCTTGCGGCGCGCCGCAACAAGAAGGATATCGCAATGGTCGAAGTCGACGAGGCGATCGACCGCGTCATTGTCGGCACGGAGAAGAAAAGCCGAGTCATCAGCGACCGCGAGAAACGCATTGTCGCTTACCATGAAGCCGGCCATACCATTATCGGCTACTTCCTGGAGCATGCGGATATGGTTCATAAAGTAACGATTATTCCGCGCGGCCGTGCGGGCGGTTACGTCATTATGCTGCCGAAGGAAGACCGGATGCTCGTCACGAAGCAGGAGCTGCTGGACAAAGTTACCGGCCTTCTGGGCGGACGCGTCGCCGAGGAGCTGTTTATCGGGGAAATCGGTACCGGGGCGTACAGCGACTTCAAGCAGGCGACCGGCATCGTGCGCAGCATGATTATGGAATACGGGATGAGCGAGAAGCTCGGTCCGCTGCAGTTCGGAACCACGCAGGGCCAAGTTTTCCTCGGACGCGATTTGGGACATGAGCAAAACTATTCCGACGCGATCGCTTACGAGATCGACCAGGAAATGCAGCGTCTCGTTACGGATTGCTACACGCGCGCCAAAGATCTTCTGACGGAGAAGAGCAAGGAAGTGCATCTGATCGCTCAGACGCTGCTCAGCAACGAAACGCTTGAGCTTGAGCAAATTAAGCGTCTCATCGATACCGGTTCACTCGACGGAACCGTCTCCGGCGATTCGAAGACGGAAGAGCCGTCCGCTGAGCCGACGATCGATACGCTCGGCAACGTAAAGGTGCGGATTCAAACCCGTGAACCGGGCGATCTTACGCCTCCTGCCGGCGATAGCGGCGGCAACAATGATGGCGGAAGCACGAGCTAAAGTTAATATTCAGGTTATAGATTATGAACGCGGGGCTGTCCTCCCGTACGGCTCATAAGCTTTCATAACCCGGAAACGGGGCTTTCTCATAAGTGTTCGCATGAATGAGCACGTCCCAAATCACGTCCCTAATGACGTCCCAAATATCACGCAAAAAAAGGACCTCCAGTTCCGCTGGCTTCAGCGGAGCCGGAGGTCCTTTCTCGTTAAACCTGAAACCGCACATCAGCTATCGATCGAAATCGTATGTCTGACGGGAAAGCCTGCAATGGGCGG carries:
- the ftsH gene encoding ATP-dependent zinc metalloprotease FtsH; translation: MNRIIRNTGFYLLIFLVTVGIVQFISSQNDTTTEIRYDQLEQAIQDNNIANAKLQFDGYSYLVTGEYRTKPQGAESNKFYSRTTAEEFSVKEITDASKANNFDLTVKPMQGESIWLTFLTSIVPFVIIFILFFFLINQAQGGGGKVMNFGKSRARLYNEEKKRVTFEDVAGADEEKQELVEVVEFLKDPRKFAAVGARIPKGVLLVGPPGTGKTLLARAVAGEAGVPFFSISGSDFVEMFVGVGASRVRDLFENAKKNAPCIIFIDEIDAVGRQRGAGLGGGHDEREQTLNQLLVEMDGFGANEGIIIVAATNRPDILDPALLRPGRFDRQITVDRPDVKGREAVLKVHARNKPFAKDVKLDVIAKRTTGFTGADLENLLNEAALLAARRNKKDIAMVEVDEAIDRVIVGTEKKSRVISDREKRIVAYHEAGHTIIGYFLEHADMVHKVTIIPRGRAGGYVIMLPKEDRMLVTKQELLDKVTGLLGGRVAEELFIGEIGTGAYSDFKQATGIVRSMIMEYGMSEKLGPLQFGTTQGQVFLGRDLGHEQNYSDAIAYEIDQEMQRLVTDCYTRAKDLLTEKSKEVHLIAQTLLSNETLELEQIKRLIDTGSLDGTVSGDSKTEEPSAEPTIDTLGNVKVRIQTREPGDLTPPAGDSGGNNDGGSTS